In Candidatus Hydrogenedentota bacterium, the following are encoded in one genomic region:
- a CDS encoding hemolysin III family protein — MPPELDYSPGEEIANSITHGVGALLSVAGLTVLLVYAAMAADPWVTAGVAVFGATLVLMYLASTLYHAFPQPGVKRVFRKLDHCAIYLLIAGTYTPFLLVHLRGPWGWSLFAFLWSAAVAGCCFKVLFIDKGAHLHWWDKVSTALYIAMGWAIILALKPALEMIPHPALLLMALGGFAYTGGVAFYLWQRLPYNHAVWHLFVLAGSTLHFFAVFYFIIPRPAG; from the coding sequence ATGCCCCCCGAACTCGACTATTCCCCCGGCGAAGAAATCGCCAACAGCATCACCCACGGCGTCGGAGCGCTGCTGAGCGTCGCCGGCCTCACCGTCCTGCTCGTCTACGCCGCCATGGCGGCCGATCCCTGGGTCACCGCCGGCGTCGCCGTCTTCGGCGCCACGCTCGTGCTCATGTATCTCGCCTCCACCCTGTACCACGCCTTCCCCCAGCCCGGCGTCAAGCGCGTATTCCGCAAGCTCGACCACTGCGCCATCTACCTGCTCATCGCCGGTACCTACACCCCCTTCCTGCTCGTGCACCTGCGCGGCCCCTGGGGATGGAGCCTCTTCGCCTTCCTCTGGTCCGCCGCCGTGGCCGGTTGCTGTTTCAAGGTGCTCTTCATCGACAAGGGCGCGCACCTCCACTGGTGGGACAAGGTCTCCACCGCGCTCTACATCGCCATGGGCTGGGCGATCATCCTCGCGCTCAAGCCCGCGCTCGAAATGATCCCGCATCCCGCCCTCCTCCTCATGGCCCTCGGCGGATTCGCGTACACCGGCGGCGTCGCCTTCTACCTCTGGCAGCGCCTGCCCTACAACCACGCCGTGTGGCACCTCTTCGTCCTCGCCGGCAGCACCCTCCACTTCTTCGCCGTCTTCTACTTCATCATCCCCCGCCCCGCCGGCTGA
- a CDS encoding aspartate/tyrosine/aromatic aminotransferase — MFERLSMAPADAILGLTEAFKKDPAPHKINLGVGVYKDEKNQTPILESVKRAEEKLLAEEKSKSYLSIPGSPAYAACVKELLFGADHEIVTSNRAHTAQTPGGTGALRVAGDFIRQQFPGAAIWLSNPTWANHNAIFEAAGLETKSYPYYDAAGKCLDFAGMTAALESAPAGDVVLLHGCCHNPSGMDPDQAQWEALAALTLEKGLLPLFDFAYQGFARGLEEDAAGLRAFCSAGRELLVCSSFSKNFGLYNERVGAMTLVGASADVAASAFSHVEKSIRANYSNPPFHGGAIVTTILNDPALRALWISELDAMRDRIQSMRDLFVESLKAKGVAQDFSFISTQNGMFSFSGLNKDQVNVLREKYAIYIVGSGRINVAGMTPDNMGPLCDAIASVL; from the coding sequence GTGTTTGAACGACTCTCCATGGCTCCGGCCGACGCAATTCTGGGCCTGACCGAGGCATTCAAGAAGGATCCGGCGCCGCACAAGATCAACCTGGGCGTGGGCGTGTACAAGGATGAAAAGAACCAGACGCCCATCCTGGAATCGGTAAAGCGGGCCGAGGAGAAGCTGCTGGCCGAGGAGAAGTCGAAGAGCTACCTGAGCATTCCGGGCAGCCCGGCGTATGCGGCGTGCGTGAAGGAACTGCTGTTTGGCGCGGACCACGAAATTGTGACGTCGAACCGGGCGCACACCGCGCAGACGCCAGGGGGTACGGGGGCGCTTCGGGTAGCCGGGGATTTCATCCGGCAGCAGTTCCCGGGAGCGGCGATCTGGCTGAGCAACCCGACGTGGGCGAACCACAATGCGATTTTCGAGGCGGCGGGCCTGGAGACGAAGTCGTATCCGTATTACGATGCGGCCGGCAAGTGCCTGGATTTTGCGGGGATGACAGCGGCGCTGGAAAGCGCGCCGGCGGGCGACGTGGTCCTGCTGCATGGATGCTGCCACAACCCGAGCGGGATGGATCCGGATCAGGCGCAGTGGGAGGCGCTGGCGGCGCTGACGCTCGAGAAGGGCCTGCTGCCGTTGTTCGACTTTGCGTACCAGGGCTTCGCGCGCGGCCTGGAAGAGGACGCGGCCGGGTTGCGGGCCTTCTGCTCCGCTGGCCGCGAGTTGCTGGTTTGCAGCTCGTTCTCAAAGAATTTCGGGCTATACAATGAACGCGTGGGCGCGATGACGCTGGTGGGCGCGAGTGCGGATGTGGCCGCGTCGGCCTTCAGCCATGTGGAGAAGTCGATCCGCGCGAATTATTCGAACCCGCCGTTCCATGGCGGGGCGATCGTGACGACGATCCTGAATGATCCGGCGTTGCGCGCGCTTTGGATTTCGGAGCTGGACGCCATGCGCGACCGTATACAGTCGATGCGCGATCTATTCGTGGAATCGCTCAAGGCGAAGGGGGTGGCGCAGGATTTCTCGTTCATTTCGACGCAGAACGGAATGTTTTCGTTCTCGGGTCTGAACAAGGATCAGGTGAACGTGCTTCGCGAGAAGTATGCGATTTATATCGTGGGTTCCGGGCGCATTAATGTGGCGGGGATGACGCCGGACAACATGGGGCCGCTCTGTGACGCGATCGCGAGCGTGCTGTGA
- a CDS encoding ATP-binding protein produces the protein MALFRNTTEGDAAAAPPPQRLGELLVSSQLLTPEQLAEAEAEAEKSGAFLSKVMVQKGLITQDDINACFVKRCKIPHISLLDYEISADVLQLIPREVCEKYGLLPIDKLGRILTVAMVDPLDSEALAIIRDHCAELRLKPILCNWAHFEQVAGKYFAEGGAAAKGNEVTMESFGLAKLPPKSVAPPQPPAPKPAPAPATGVAPAAPGIDSAALVQAIQDGMRGVAQDIIGAVRGMQAPPAGAASTAPGIDSAALVQAIHDGMRGVSQDLLSAIQGMHAPAPAGAGAPGLAEALRESLGDIVRELAAVRHDSPAQSEDIANQVRDAVSSVMKEAIQPLVSRPAPEPVQAAAPELDTGALAEVLRDAIGGVLEEAMASLAVQIRAGAAHSESEAAAQQALVAELRSAQDAAASALQEVINSALAAQAVQGARLAELAEAAVLSSQQTTQLVEASLVQAGAAGGARARHSSVAAFGPASDDGSHAAEDERVREALEAEVPLETFTLDNYIAGKANAFTLQVSQSVARKPGGEYNPFFLYGNVGLGKTHLISAVGNQIQREQPGQRVGYVSASHFSRRLKDALAANAQDAFRDNYCHWDVLILDDIQFLGGRVEAQEEFFHIFNVLHQQGRQIIIASDKAPDRLGLLEQRLISRFSSGIVVEIKPPEWETRMQILRSHAGNSPVPEEILSLIAMRVPGDVRKMVGCLRKVLAFAAHSEGPMTVELATEILSHLGGEAAA, from the coding sequence ATGGCCTTATTTCGAAACACAACGGAGGGTGACGCCGCCGCAGCCCCGCCGCCGCAGCGGCTGGGGGAGTTGCTCGTGTCCAGCCAGCTGTTGACCCCCGAGCAACTGGCCGAGGCGGAAGCGGAGGCCGAAAAGAGCGGCGCATTCCTCTCCAAGGTGATGGTGCAAAAGGGGTTAATCACCCAGGACGATATCAACGCCTGCTTCGTGAAGCGCTGCAAGATCCCGCACATCAGTCTGCTCGATTACGAAATCAGCGCCGACGTTCTTCAGTTAATACCGCGCGAGGTCTGCGAGAAATACGGCCTCCTTCCCATCGACAAGCTCGGCCGCATCCTCACCGTCGCCATGGTCGACCCCCTGGACAGCGAAGCGCTCGCCATCATTCGCGATCATTGCGCCGAATTGCGCCTGAAGCCGATCCTCTGCAACTGGGCGCACTTCGAACAGGTAGCCGGCAAGTATTTCGCCGAGGGAGGCGCCGCCGCAAAGGGCAATGAAGTCACCATGGAGAGCTTTGGGCTCGCCAAACTTCCGCCCAAATCGGTCGCCCCGCCCCAGCCGCCTGCGCCAAAGCCCGCGCCCGCGCCCGCCACGGGTGTGGCCCCCGCGGCCCCCGGCATCGATTCCGCCGCGCTGGTTCAAGCCATACAAGACGGCATGCGCGGCGTCGCCCAGGATATTATCGGCGCCGTGCGGGGCATGCAGGCGCCCCCCGCCGGAGCGGCTTCCACGGCCCCCGGCATTGACTCCGCCGCGCTGGTTCAAGCCATACACGACGGCATGCGCGGCGTTTCCCAGGACCTGTTGAGCGCCATCCAGGGCATGCACGCACCGGCCCCCGCCGGAGCCGGCGCGCCAGGCCTCGCCGAGGCCCTGCGAGAGAGCCTCGGAGACATCGTGCGCGAGTTGGCCGCCGTGCGCCACGATTCGCCCGCCCAATCGGAAGACATCGCCAACCAGGTTCGGGACGCCGTCTCGTCGGTCATGAAGGAAGCCATCCAGCCCCTGGTGAGCCGCCCCGCCCCCGAGCCGGTACAGGCGGCCGCGCCCGAACTGGACACCGGAGCCCTCGCCGAGGTCCTCCGAGACGCCATTGGCGGCGTCCTCGAAGAAGCCATGGCATCGCTGGCCGTCCAGATTCGCGCGGGCGCCGCCCATTCCGAAAGCGAAGCCGCCGCCCAACAGGCGCTCGTCGCCGAATTGCGATCCGCCCAGGACGCCGCGGCAAGCGCGCTCCAGGAAGTCATCAACTCCGCCCTGGCGGCACAGGCCGTGCAGGGCGCGCGCCTGGCCGAGCTCGCCGAAGCCGCCGTGCTCTCGTCGCAGCAGACCACCCAACTCGTCGAAGCCTCGCTCGTGCAGGCCGGCGCCGCGGGCGGCGCGCGCGCGCGGCACAGCTCCGTCGCCGCCTTTGGCCCGGCCAGCGACGATGGCTCCCACGCCGCCGAAGACGAGCGCGTACGGGAGGCGCTCGAAGCCGAAGTGCCCCTCGAAACATTCACCCTCGACAACTACATCGCCGGCAAGGCGAACGCCTTCACCCTGCAGGTAAGCCAGTCCGTCGCCCGGAAGCCCGGCGGCGAATACAACCCCTTCTTCCTCTACGGAAACGTCGGCCTCGGCAAAACCCACCTCATCAGCGCCGTCGGAAACCAGATCCAGCGCGAGCAGCCCGGCCAGCGCGTGGGCTACGTCTCCGCAAGCCACTTCTCCCGCCGCCTGAAAGACGCCCTCGCCGCAAACGCCCAGGACGCCTTCCGCGACAACTACTGCCACTGGGACGTCCTCATTCTCGACGACATTCAGTTCCTCGGCGGGCGCGTAGAGGCGCAGGAGGAGTTCTTCCACATCTTCAACGTCCTGCATCAGCAGGGCCGACAGATTATCATCGCAAGCGACAAGGCCCCCGACCGGCTCGGCCTCCTGGAGCAGCGCCTTATTTCCCGCTTCTCCAGCGGCATCGTGGTCGAGATCAAGCCGCCCGAGTGGGAAACGCGCATGCAAATCCTGCGCAGCCACGCCGGGAATTCGCCCGTCCCCGAGGAAATCCTCTCCCTGATCGCCATGCGCGTCCCGGGAGACGTCCGCAAGATGGTCGGCTGCCTGCGCAAGGTGCTCGCCTTCGCCGCGCACAGCGAAGGCCCGATGACCGTCGAATTGGCCACCGAAATCCTCAGCCACCTGGGGGGCGAAGCGGCCGCCTGA
- the tadA gene encoding Flp pilus assembly complex ATPase component TadA, whose translation MATRAPKKRLPDMLLEQNLVTREQLQECINLHRQTGQSLPSLLVANNYLSEEDLVITLSEQLGIPHIRVAHYSIPKEVLSEVPETLARQYQMLPVSVTGDVLTLAMADPLNIMALDDLRMLTSYEIEPVVAVASELAAAINKHYGGGKAEDLYESLVGREERDADVEELKAADEIEDVSKLEAGAEDEPVKKLARLILFNALERGASDIHIEPFEKIIRIRYRVDGTLEEAKAPPKSLQPNITARFKILCGCRIDEHRLPQDGRFRIRYNGREIDFRVGFLPCKYGEKIVLRVLDQGSLTLDLDQMGFEPQPMSAFKEALKLPHGMILLTGPTGSGKTTTLYSALHKLNSPAENVVTVEDPIEYDLFGVNQVQVQSTIGFTFAAALRQILRQDPDTVMVGEIRDGETADVAVKAALTGHLVLSTLHTNDAAGVFPRLTDMGIEPFLVQSSVALAAAQRLFKRVCTDCKEPINVPEEVLDRIQWRGFDYLERVQFVRGRGCSRCKESGYRGRVAVIEVLLNWPELQPLVLERASGYAIKQQAIACGMQTLRQNGLAKAAKSLSTIEQVLEHSPAD comes from the coding sequence ATGGCCACACGCGCACCAAAGAAGCGATTGCCGGATATGCTGCTGGAGCAGAATCTGGTTACGCGCGAGCAGCTGCAGGAGTGTATCAACCTGCACCGGCAGACCGGACAGAGCCTGCCCAGCCTGCTGGTGGCGAACAACTACCTCTCCGAGGAAGACCTGGTCATCACCCTGAGCGAGCAGCTCGGCATTCCCCATATCCGCGTCGCCCACTACTCCATCCCCAAGGAAGTCCTCTCCGAAGTCCCCGAAACCCTCGCGCGGCAGTACCAGATGCTGCCCGTCAGCGTCACCGGCGATGTCTTGACCCTCGCCATGGCCGACCCCCTTAACATTATGGCGCTCGACGACCTCCGCATGCTCACCAGCTACGAGATCGAGCCCGTCGTCGCCGTCGCCTCCGAGCTGGCTGCCGCTATCAACAAGCATTACGGCGGCGGCAAGGCCGAAGACCTCTACGAATCCCTCGTCGGCAGGGAAGAGCGTGACGCGGACGTCGAGGAACTCAAGGCGGCGGACGAAATCGAGGACGTCTCCAAGCTTGAAGCCGGCGCCGAGGACGAGCCCGTCAAGAAGCTCGCCCGCCTCATCCTTTTCAACGCCCTCGAGCGCGGCGCCAGCGATATTCACATCGAGCCCTTCGAGAAAATCATCCGCATCCGCTACCGTGTCGACGGCACCCTCGAAGAGGCCAAGGCCCCGCCCAAGAGCCTCCAGCCCAATATCACCGCGCGCTTCAAAATCCTCTGCGGCTGCCGCATCGACGAACACCGCCTCCCGCAGGACGGGCGCTTCCGGATCCGCTACAACGGCCGCGAGATCGACTTCCGTGTCGGTTTTCTCCCCTGTAAATACGGCGAGAAAATCGTGCTCCGTGTGCTCGACCAGGGATCCCTCACCCTCGACCTCGACCAGATGGGCTTCGAGCCCCAGCCCATGAGCGCCTTCAAGGAGGCCCTCAAGCTCCCGCACGGCATGATCCTCCTAACCGGCCCCACCGGCAGCGGTAAAACCACCACGCTCTACAGCGCCCTGCACAAGCTCAACTCGCCCGCCGAAAACGTCGTCACCGTCGAGGACCCCATCGAATACGACCTCTTCGGCGTCAACCAGGTCCAGGTCCAATCCACCATCGGGTTCACCTTCGCCGCGGCACTCCGCCAGATCCTCCGCCAGGACCCGGATACCGTGATGGTTGGCGAAATTCGAGACGGCGAAACGGCGGACGTGGCCGTGAAAGCGGCCCTCACCGGCCACCTCGTGCTCAGCACCCTTCACACCAACGACGCCGCCGGCGTCTTCCCGCGCCTCACCGACATGGGCATCGAGCCCTTCCTCGTGCAGTCTTCCGTCGCCCTGGCCGCCGCCCAGCGCCTCTTCAAGCGCGTCTGCACCGACTGCAAGGAGCCGATCAACGTGCCCGAAGAAGTGCTCGACCGCATCCAGTGGCGCGGCTTCGACTACCTCGAGCGCGTTCAGTTCGTCCGGGGCCGCGGGTGCAGCCGGTGCAAGGAAAGCGGATACCGCGGTCGCGTCGCCGTCATCGAAGTCCTCCTCAACTGGCCGGAGTTGCAGCCGCTCGTACTCGAGCGCGCCTCGGGCTACGCCATCAAGCAACAGGCCATCGCCTGCGGCATGCAGACATTGCGGCAAAACGGCCTCGCCAAAGCGGCGAAGAGCCTCAGCACGATCGAACAAGTGCTGGAACACTCGCCCGCGGACTAG
- a CDS encoding PilT/PilU family type 4a pilus ATPase → MSTPSIKELLTKTIKAGASDLHLVVGAPPMMRLHGGLEPLGRYERLTAEETQEIIYSVMNEDQIAEFESTRECDMSFGVEGLSRFRLNVYRDRGSVVAAFRAIPFEILTFEQLGLPRVIADFAYKPFGLVLVCGPTGSGKSTTLASILDKINRERNTHIITIEDPIEYLHRHNRSVVNQREVHADTNSFGDALKRVLRQDPDVILIGEMRDTETIQAALTVAETGHLAFATLHTNDALQTMNRIIDVFPAGQQAQVRTQLSFVLEAVVVQQLVPRADGMGRVLAMEIMLANPAIRSLIRAEKLEQIPSMIEIGKGEGMLTMNQSLYRLAKRGVITTEMAFKRSADPEGLQHLMEKGM, encoded by the coding sequence ATGTCCACACCGAGCATCAAGGAATTGCTGACCAAGACCATTAAGGCGGGCGCGAGCGACCTGCACCTCGTGGTGGGCGCGCCGCCCATGATGCGCCTCCACGGCGGCCTCGAGCCCCTGGGGCGCTATGAGCGCCTCACCGCCGAAGAGACGCAGGAAATAATTTACAGCGTCATGAACGAAGACCAGATCGCCGAGTTCGAGTCCACGCGCGAGTGCGACATGTCCTTCGGCGTCGAGGGCCTCAGCCGCTTCCGTCTCAACGTCTACCGCGACCGCGGTTCCGTCGTCGCCGCATTCCGCGCCATCCCTTTCGAAATCCTCACCTTCGAACAGCTCGGCCTGCCCCGCGTCATCGCCGATTTCGCCTACAAACCCTTCGGCCTGGTCCTCGTGTGCGGCCCCACCGGCAGCGGTAAATCCACCACCCTCGCCTCAATCCTCGACAAGATCAACCGCGAGCGGAACACCCACATCATCACCATCGAAGACCCCATCGAATACCTGCACCGCCACAATCGAAGCGTGGTCAACCAGCGCGAAGTACACGCGGACACCAACTCCTTTGGAGATGCATTGAAGCGCGTCCTGCGACAGGATCCCGATGTCATTCTCATCGGCGAAATGCGCGACACCGAAACCATACAGGCCGCCCTGACCGTCGCGGAAACCGGCCACCTCGCCTTCGCCACCCTGCACACCAACGACGCCCTCCAGACCATGAACCGCATCATCGACGTGTTCCCCGCCGGCCAGCAGGCCCAGGTGCGCACGCAGCTCTCCTTCGTGCTCGAGGCCGTCGTCGTTCAGCAGCTCGTTCCCCGCGCCGATGGTATGGGCCGTGTCCTCGCCATGGAGATCATGCTCGCGAACCCGGCCATTCGCTCCCTGATCCGCGCCGAAAAACTCGAACAGATCCCCTCCATGATCGAAATCGGCAAGGGCGAAGGCATGCTCACCATGAACCAGTCCCTCTACCGGCTCGCCAAACGCGGCGTCATCACCACCGAAATGGCCTTCAAGCGCAGCGCCGACCCCGAAGGCCTACAGCACCTGATGGAAAAGGGAATGTAA
- a CDS encoding PAS domain S-box protein, whose product MKKLLEYLHPTYDGPATWLWFVGIARIGMVVVVALGAELVTGDKEAFRYLLNGIYIAALASSLWYLVVLRREGSIPAILTWTQVFVDFGVVAATISFTGGHGSAFTFLLVIVILEAGVLMGLLQGFVFATAASAFMVYQALIQAPQASDPLLHWYQYLIQALAFFFTAFISGYWNQRVSRMKQFQREILDNMNSGFLITDEKGVVIAMNKAACGILNLVEENVAGLHVDGIMVPESGAECPVTTALRLEKDFTSYEFYARTGESETKLLGLTTNRIRDAHEHVTGVIASFTDLTEMAQMRKELQKQDRMAVIGELSAGLAHEIRNPVASIRGSMDELQRNIDNPSLVDRLARIAVRESDHLNEIVSGFLDFARDPGRRYGVLDVREVAREVEEQLNRKYGGAPGLTVTLQTPADPCLVLGDRTQIWQVFTNLGQNAIEAMDGQGALAIIVLQNETRGPVEIRFDDEGPGIAPDKMARIFEPFYTEKERGVGMGLAICLRIITAHDGTIQAASRPGGGTSMHVRLPRAREAASGSDFN is encoded by the coding sequence ATGAAGAAACTGCTCGAGTACCTCCACCCGACCTACGACGGGCCCGCAACCTGGCTCTGGTTCGTCGGAATCGCCCGCATCGGGATGGTCGTGGTCGTGGCGTTGGGCGCGGAGCTCGTCACCGGCGACAAAGAAGCCTTCCGCTACCTGCTGAACGGCATCTACATCGCCGCCCTCGCCAGCAGCCTCTGGTACCTCGTCGTCCTCCGCCGCGAGGGTTCCATACCCGCCATCCTCACCTGGACCCAGGTCTTCGTCGATTTCGGCGTCGTCGCCGCCACCATCAGCTTCACCGGCGGCCACGGCAGCGCCTTCACCTTCCTCCTCGTCATCGTCATCCTCGAGGCCGGCGTCCTCATGGGCCTCCTCCAGGGCTTCGTTTTCGCCACCGCCGCCTCCGCCTTCATGGTCTACCAGGCGCTGATCCAGGCCCCGCAGGCCAGCGACCCCCTCCTCCACTGGTACCAGTACCTCATCCAGGCGCTCGCCTTCTTCTTCACCGCCTTCATCAGCGGATACTGGAACCAGCGCGTCAGCCGCATGAAGCAATTCCAGCGCGAAATCCTCGACAACATGAACAGCGGCTTCCTCATCACCGACGAAAAAGGCGTCGTCATCGCCATGAACAAAGCCGCCTGCGGCATCCTCAATCTCGTCGAGGAAAACGTCGCCGGCCTTCACGTGGACGGAATCATGGTCCCCGAGTCCGGAGCCGAGTGCCCCGTTACCACCGCCCTCCGCCTGGAGAAGGACTTCACCAGCTACGAGTTCTACGCCCGAACCGGAGAAAGCGAAACCAAGCTCCTCGGTCTCACCACCAACCGCATCCGCGACGCCCACGAACACGTCACCGGCGTTATCGCCTCCTTTACCGACCTCACCGAAATGGCCCAGATGCGAAAAGAGCTCCAGAAACAGGACCGCATGGCCGTCATCGGCGAGCTCTCCGCCGGCCTCGCCCACGAAATTCGCAATCCCGTCGCCTCCATCCGCGGCAGCATGGACGAGCTCCAACGAAACATCGATAACCCCTCGCTCGTCGATCGCCTCGCGAGGATCGCCGTCCGCGAATCCGATCACCTCAACGAAATCGTCAGCGGCTTTCTCGACTTCGCCCGCGATCCCGGGCGGCGCTACGGCGTACTCGACGTGCGCGAAGTCGCCCGCGAAGTCGAGGAGCAGCTCAACCGCAAGTACGGCGGCGCCCCCGGGCTGACCGTTACCCTGCAAACGCCCGCCGATCCCTGCCTCGTCCTGGGTGACCGAACACAGATCTGGCAGGTCTTCACCAACCTCGGGCAAAACGCCATCGAAGCCATGGACGGCCAGGGCGCGCTCGCCATCATCGTGCTTCAAAACGAGACCCGCGGCCCCGTCGAAATTCGCTTCGACGACGAGGGCCCCGGAATCGCCCCCGACAAGATGGCCCGAATATTCGAGCCCTTCTACACCGAGAAGGAACGCGGGGTCGGCATGGGCCTCGCCATCTGCCTTCGCATTATCACCGCCCATGACGGTACCATACAGGCGGCGTCCCGCCCCGGCGGCGGCACGTCGATGCATGTCCGTCTGCCCCGCGCGCGCGAGGCCGCCAGCGGATCCGATTTCAACTGA
- a CDS encoding sigma-54-dependent Fis family transcriptional regulator, whose protein sequence is MSVCPARARPPADPISTEESTAVPVKHRILVVDDELSMRELMVIVLQNDGYDVDTANDVASAVALLEKTHYDVVLTDLYMGHDRNAGMALLTWLQENAPGTPAIMMTAHGSVETAIEAMKRGADDYMMKPFKNDEIRILVERAIKKRNLVRENVALRQQQAQQGDLGNMIGKSPAFQNVLSMIRRVAALPSTVAVHGESGSGKELVARALHNLSNRANKPFVAINCGGIPENLLESELFGHKRGSFTGATEDKEGLFVVANGGTIFLDEIGEMPLMLQVKLLRVLDNNTVTPVGSTTDIKVDVRVISATNRDLEKMAEEGSFRSDLYYRLNVIPLYVPPLRQRRDDIPLLCRHFVQVHAQNMNRDRLDISPDAQKLLCEYNWPGNVRELGNVMERAVALCATDTIGLDDLPENLRNYTPELRSSATRAQVPDEGMDMEKLIADLEVELLKQALEKSRYSQKKAASLLGLTPRSLRYRLQKHGLEAQ, encoded by the coding sequence ATGTCCGTCTGCCCCGCGCGCGCGAGGCCGCCAGCGGATCCGATTTCAACTGAGGAGTCCACAGCCGTGCCCGTAAAACACCGCATCCTCGTCGTCGACGATGAGCTGAGCATGCGCGAGCTGATGGTCATCGTGCTCCAGAACGACGGCTACGACGTGGACACCGCAAACGACGTCGCCAGCGCCGTCGCCCTCCTGGAAAAGACCCACTACGATGTCGTGCTCACCGACCTCTACATGGGGCACGACCGCAACGCCGGCATGGCCCTCCTCACCTGGCTCCAGGAAAACGCCCCCGGCACCCCCGCCATCATGATGACCGCCCACGGCTCCGTCGAAACCGCCATCGAAGCCATGAAGCGCGGCGCCGACGACTACATGATGAAGCCCTTCAAAAACGACGAAATCCGCATCCTCGTCGAGCGCGCCATCAAGAAGCGCAATCTCGTCCGCGAAAATGTCGCCCTCCGCCAGCAGCAGGCGCAGCAGGGCGACCTGGGCAACATGATCGGAAAGAGCCCCGCCTTCCAGAACGTGCTCTCCATGATCCGGCGCGTCGCCGCACTCCCCAGCACCGTCGCTGTGCACGGCGAAAGCGGCTCGGGCAAGGAACTCGTCGCCCGCGCCCTCCACAACCTCAGCAACCGCGCAAACAAGCCTTTCGTCGCCATAAACTGCGGCGGCATCCCGGAGAACCTCCTCGAAAGTGAGCTCTTCGGACACAAGCGCGGCTCCTTCACCGGCGCCACCGAAGACAAGGAAGGCCTCTTCGTCGTTGCCAACGGCGGCACCATCTTCCTCGACGAAATCGGCGAGATGCCCCTGATGCTCCAGGTTAAGCTCCTCCGCGTGCTCGACAACAACACCGTTACGCCCGTCGGAAGCACCACCGATATCAAAGTCGACGTGCGCGTTATCTCCGCCACCAACCGCGACCTCGAAAAAATGGCCGAGGAGGGAAGTTTCCGAAGCGACCTCTACTACCGCCTCAACGTCATCCCCCTCTACGTCCCGCCACTCCGCCAGCGCCGGGACGACATACCGCTGCTCTGCCGCCACTTCGTACAGGTCCACGCGCAAAACATGAACCGCGATCGCCTCGATATCAGCCCCGACGCCCAGAAGCTCCTCTGCGAATACAACTGGCCCGGGAACGTGCGCGAGCTCGGAAACGTCATGGAACGCGCCGTCGCACTCTGCGCCACCGACACCATCGGCCTCGACGACCTGCCCGAAAACCTGCGGAACTACACCCCGGAGCTGCGCTCGTCCGCCACCCGCGCCCAGGTGCCCGACGAGGGCATGGACATGGAAAAGCTCATCGCCGACCTCGAAGTCGAACTCCTCAAACAGGCCCTCGAAAAAAGCCGCTACTCCCAGAAGAAGGCCGCGAGCCTCCTGGGCCTCACACCCAGATCGCTCCGCTACCGCCTCCAGAAACACGGCCTAGAGGCCCAGTAG
- a CDS encoding trypsin-like peptidase domain-containing protein, whose protein sequence is MQNHALIASTEAVARAVVPILSVFPDAPRKLMICGTGFFIHERGCLATAAHVVRREHKWALYEGTLLECDVMVEQLTINREKDDPRMKHAWDIGVLQVQAPQKTYHPLRLSTKTHFRRGEPIAQYGYYDQGVRYQVGDLIGLNGLLTTGVVSASTNIRIGHLELGSRLILDISAGPGSSGSPVFDPETAEVIGMIVSGKEKQVLGPGVDPSEMTIQHIPLGIAYSDPIIHLGMWLQKFVGG, encoded by the coding sequence ATGCAAAACCACGCCCTCATCGCGAGCACCGAAGCCGTCGCCCGCGCCGTGGTCCCCATCCTCTCGGTCTTTCCCGACGCGCCCCGGAAGCTCATGATCTGCGGCACCGGCTTCTTCATTCACGAGCGCGGATGCCTCGCCACCGCCGCACACGTCGTCCGCCGCGAGCACAAATGGGCCCTCTACGAGGGAACCCTGCTCGAATGCGACGTCATGGTCGAGCAACTGACCATCAACCGGGAAAAAGACGACCCGCGCATGAAACACGCCTGGGACATCGGCGTACTGCAAGTGCAGGCCCCGCAAAAGACCTACCACCCGCTCCGCCTCTCCACAAAAACACACTTCCGCCGCGGCGAGCCTATCGCCCAGTACGGCTACTACGACCAGGGCGTAAGATACCAGGTCGGCGACCTCATCGGCCTCAACGGCCTGCTCACCACCGGCGTCGTCAGCGCCTCCACCAACATCCGAATCGGCCACCTCGAGCTGGGCAGCCGCCTCATCCTCGACATCAGCGCAGGCCCCGGAAGCAGCGGCAGCCCCGTATTCGACCCGGAAACAGCCGAAGTCATCGGCATGATCGTCTCCGGCAAGGAAAAACAGGTCCTCGGCCCCGGCGTCGACCCATCCGAAATGACCATCCAGCACATTCCCCTCGGCATCGCCTACTCCGACCCCATCATCCACCTCGGCATGTGGCTTCAGAAATTCGTCGGCGGATAA